The nucleotide window GTTTGTCTGGGTTAAATTTATTCAGctacttttttgttctttgtcgGAGCAGTGGTCTTTCAAATCAAATGCACTGATGTCCTTTTATTGTCTTAGAGAACCACTCAGTCTCTTCCTTACTTTTCACAGCTAACCAGGTGCTGAAGTTTGGAACGCTCGTCAGTACTTCCAACACCTATGACAACTCTGGGATTGTGACCATTGAGACGGACAAACCTTTGCTGTGGACAATGGCTATCAAGAGATAAGCTCAGCTACAGCTGCCTTTTCTGATCCAACACAACTCAAATTACTACAAAATTTCACTGAATTAAGACAGTAAAGCTGCTGCAAGATATAAGCAGGCACTGACTTTCTGTATTGAATGAAAAACAAGTCTGAAATAAAAGTCACTTCAGATTCAATCAAAATTACTTGCAGTAATAGAGTACTTCATTCTGGTAAATCAAACTACTTAATCAGAAGATGCATGAGCAGCCATTCAGTACAACCACAAACCAAAATGAATGTAAAGATACTGCTGCTGCTTATCTGGTTAGCTCAGGCTACTTTTACAAAGTATTTTATTCCAATACTTAActgtttttcccctcctgccaAAAGGAAATATAGTACCAAGTTGCACATAGTATAACTGTATGACAAGGTGATAGCACCAAGATTAACTAACCTAATTTTTCTGTCCTGGTTTGTAACATATGTAGGTGCTGGTGAAGATTTCTCAAGAATAGTAATAATTGAACTTTTCTACTTAGGAAGCAAGTTGGTGTATCAGGTGTCCCAGTATTAAGTGCTTTTAAACTCTGTAACAGAAGTACCATTGTACCTTCTGCAAATACCAAATGCATACAGTAAGATTTTTGAAGTGAATTAAATGTCTTTACCTCAATCTGAGGAGGAAGAGCATTGCATCTACCAGAGTTTTTGCAGGTTTTGTTCTTAAAATCAAAATGTGcaatcatttaaaataatggaaacTTCCAGGTCAACATGCAGGGGCCAATATGATTCTATATACAGAACAGGATCCAAAATGGGCATATATCCTATCCAATGGTGTGAGCAAATTGTGGATTTGCTAAAGGACTGCTTATTGTCTCTGACACCTAAATTATCCTCAAATGGTATATCTCAGTAATCAattatgtttgggttttttaattatgtCATCAGAATAAGGACTGGCAATGCCATTTCTTTGTTTGGcacaaggtttttttccacGTCAAGTACATACTATAACCTAGCATGACTTCCAAATGCAGAAAGGAATTTGTGATAATTGTGATTCCAGAAATTAGTGACAGGAATTCCCATACACTTTTACAACACCACTTCAAAGGATATAGAAAGGCTGTTTTCTTGCAGTCTGCTTTTGCTGGAACAATGCTGTTCCAAAGCTTAATTTACTGCTTTGTAAACAGCTCCTGAAGAGAGGTCATACAGGTGTCCCCCATGGAAGCTTTCAGTATTTGACTGGAGAAAACCTTAGGCAACCTCATTAGAATGCAACACTGATCCAGCTTCAAGCAGGACATTGGAGTAAGATCTTCCAAGCTTCCTTCCCACATGAATGATTCTACTATGGTTAAAAGAAGTAACAAAACAAGTAAAGCACACAACTACTATTACcgaaaagaaaaaagcaagccTGTAGACAGGTATGCTCACATACACTTTAAAAAAGTAATAAGATGACAAGAACGTTTGAAAACGCAAACTGAGCTTGTTTAATATCAAACAAATTAAAGCTGTGAAATCATTGCAGCAGGTGTCACAACTGTCTTCTTCATGATGAATATTCAGCCACCTCTGTTGAGAGAATAAAGTAATCAGTTTCAACTAATATAGTGTGATCAAATGATCCCACCTAAAATTTTACTTATCCTCCCACCACTGCCTTGTTAGGACAACCATCACAGCTTATCTCCCATTTTCAAACACTCCTTGCCTAGATGACCACTCTTACAGGTATAAGGAAGTCATGGACACAGAACAGTCTTtagcctcttccagtgctggAGAGGGGATCACGTTAGCCCTGGGGAATATGGTACTGTTAAGTATGTCAGTACCATGATGCCAGTCAACTTGAAGTTCAAATTTTCATTCATTCCAAAAGGGATTTTACAGGATGCAGTTACACATGAAACAATGTTTCAAATGTATCTAGCACTCAGTAAATGAAACAAGACCAACTTTGTTCTGTGCCCTGTCATCCTACAGCATACCCACTCCATTTTCTTTACCTTATCATCCATCCATTTACTTTGGATACCCAAACTATAAACTGGAAACAGTAAGAGCATATAAGATCCAAATAAGGTAAATGTTCTATGGTCAAACATACAATGAGgaactgaaaatcaaaatatctgATGTTCAGTTTTGAAGAAGAATACTCAGAAAAAACCTTAAGAATTATGGATCTAATGCTTTGCAGCATGCTGAATTAACATAAAGTTCATTAACATTGTTCATAAAGTCCTTTGCATAGACACTAAGGCAACATGAGTCTCGTAGGGCTCACTAATGTCCTCTGTTTAAAACTGAACAGGTAAAAATTTAGTGAAACTGAAGGCCATATTCACTTACACAATTATATTGTTGATTGGGATATGGATCAATTTGACAAAGAAACCAATAAATCCCATTATCGCAAAGCCTATTGCTGTTGCCATGGCAATCTTCTGGAActctgcaaaaaaacaaaaaaaaaacttgtcagGATGTCTCATGTATGGCGCATAGACATGCACCGCAGTGACCAAAGGAGAGATCTCTCTTTACAGAACCATGTTAACACTCACAGATGCCAAGAAACAAATCCACTTTTTTAGAAGACAGATGAGATTTTCAGAGAGAAGATGTGGATTTCTACAAAGAATGGCCAATCACAATCTTTTTTAGATAAGCAGAATCAAAAATACCCACAATTGTATGAATGGCAATTCATACAACATCTATCCCATTATGTTTCCTTTACATCCCTACAAGCCCTGAAAGTAATCTCTAATACAgcatcaaaaccagaaaatctaTATTTATGTCTGTCACAGGAGGACAGCACCACAAGACCCTGCAAAAATCAAATACTTGGGATATTTTCAATTACTTTAGGACAGCAACCATGAAGTTGACTAAGAAGGTCAACAGCCCCGCAGAAACCTGCCAGTCTGACAAGGAATGAAGTTCCTTACGGATCTCAATAGCAAACTTAAGTCATAGACCTGTTCAGTCTGAGCATGTGAATAAAGCACTGTAACTTTCAGAGGACCAGCTGCATTCTGGTTTTAGTTATAGCTTCTCTCCAGGGCCTCTCTAGTCCAAAACCTCCTCTTCAATACTCCCAGCAACAAAATTGTTACTGTCCTAGTTAGGCAATGACTAACAACTGTGGAGCACTGAATTTCAGCTACTTAACATCTCTCCTAAAGTGAATTTTAGTGCCATTCACACACCTACAAACATGTGTTTATTATAGCCAGAACCTTAAACACACTGACATTCAGACAAATAAAGCTCAAGTTTAAATCTCATATTGGCAGCTGAGAAACATCCACAGCAAATGAGTCAACAGAAGTGATGTATGGAAAGACACGTGCTAAGATACAAGACAAAATAAGGATTGTGTTCTGGTTTATTGTGTGCTTTACCTTtcctgtcaggcttggtgcaTCTCTTAACAAGTCGTATGGAATCTTTTACAAACTGACGGCTGGGTTCCACAAATTGCATTACCTGATCCATGATTGCCTGCAAAGACAGACACATTTAGCATTAATGGTTCCACATATATactgaaaaccagaattttttaattacattagtAGCAGTTACCTACAGAATTTGTTAAAGGCTTAAGATAACCTAAAGTGTCATATTCCAACCTAAGATACTTCCACTTTGCAGGAAATAAACATGAGGGCCTATTTCAAACTGCAAAAGACAAAAGTATGGAAAATTGTGCCTTTCAGtccagaagaggaaaacagctcCACCACACTTGGGTATTCAGCTCATGTCCTACGCCATGTTTCTGAGAACACCACCAAAGGCCTCTAAATAGACAAAAGTCGCTGGTTTGAGGAGACCCCCACACCAAAAGCTACCGGGCCTGGTGAGCATAAAGAGAGAATGATGTGGCCGAGCCTTATTCTCACAGCAGCCGTGCGCCGGCATTGCCACCGCACGCAGGACACCCACCGGAGGGATTTGCTCCCACTAATCCATACGGACCGCCTGGTAGGAGCCTCCTGGTACGATGCCGGCCCCTCTCCCGTCCCCAGCGACCCCCTTCCCCCTCGCTCCGGCCTAGGTCCCTCTGCCTGCCGCAGTCCCGGCAattccccatcccaatccccgCTGCCCAGGCCCCATCCCTTATCCCTTATGCCTGATCCCCGTCTCCCAGGGCCGGGAACACCCGAACCCCCCGAGCCGCCCTCACCGCCGGCCGAGGGACACGTCGCACTGAGCAGCGGAGCGCGTGACGTCACCGCAGCGGGCGGGACGGGTTTTGGGGGCGGGGCTTgacttggaggttttttttccccttccgGTTTCCGGGGCCTGGCGCTCCTCCCGCCTCGCCGGCGGGGACGGCCAGTGCCGTGAGGGCGGATCCGCCCTCCCAGTGACGGTGCGGCTTTCGGCAGGCAGTGCGTTTGCTTCCCATGCCCTTGGAGCCTTGGGATCTGAGAGCGTCCTAGCgggaaataaagagaaaaaggtgTCACTGTTCTCCCGGGCAAACAGGGACAACGATGAGAGGACGTAGTCCCAGGCTGTGCCACGGGAGGTTTAGGTTGCACATCAGGTGGAATTTCCTTATAGAAAGGGTGATTAGATATTGGAACGGGCTCCCCAGGGAACTGATGAAGTcgctgtccctggaggtgtttaaggaaagactgaacgtggcactcagtgccatggaaTAGGTGTCAAGGtggtgttagggcataggttggactcgatgaactcagaggtcttttcctaCCTAATGGATTCTCTGAATATGCCTGTAACAAATGCTCTTCggtgaaaagatgaaaaaaaaaaaaaaaaacccaaaaaaacagtgTAAAACTTGGTTTTCAGGAATGCTGGAGCTATTGTGAACTAAGGGAGTTCATCACCTTTGAAACCACAGGATTTTTCTTGGGTAGAGACGTGTGCAGTGCTCAAAAGTGCGAAAGCTCCATACATTCAGCACCACAGGTGTAGCGTAGGACATTTCCTTGcatgagggggaaaaggggccGTCACTGCCTAAAGGGAGCTCTTCCTTGCTGCTTCATCGTGTAACAGataaaggaagaacaaagaCAAAATGGATTTACTGGTTTTATCCTTACTTTGCTTTTGATGTTAATGGTTATTCTCTAGAGCTCTGTTCCTCGTTGACTCCACCTTTGAGTTTATACTAAGTCTCCAAAGCTTATTAATTATTCATCAGACTGTGGGGCCTCTGCAGCCAGTTTAGCAAATGCTTTGCTGATCTCAACTCCCTGTTACATCTAAGTgtgcacaaaatattttctgggcTTAAATTTTTGCTGACAGCCTTCATTACAGGTAAAGTACCATCACATCACAGTAGGGAATTGCTGGtcattccatgtttttttttgtcagccACCTTCTTTGTCTCTGGCCAAAGGGCAGGCCCCTCAGTATTACTGACCTCCTTCAGAGATGAGCTCTCTAGTTGGCATTGGAGGGTTATTGGCTTGAGGTTCTCTACAAGTTTTCTTCAGAAGTCTGCCTTTGGATTGGATCTTGTTTTGAATGATAATTCCTGCAGCAGTTTCTCAGATGGGGCTGTAATTTTGCTGGCCAAATTCTGCTGGACCTCTTCCATTGGCACACCAGCACAGAAAGATTAGAGTGTCAGTGAGGCCTCCCACAGCAGATATGTGTATAATTTGCCTCTTGTTTTTGATGCCAGTCTGCATCTGGCAGGATGGAAGGAAGAGGAATGGAAGATCCCTAAGGAAAGCAGCAAAGGGCCTGATTAATGGAAGTAATTATTTCCATTAATTACTTCCATTAATTCCCACACTGTGTGTGATTGGGCAGAGTAAATTGCTGAACCTTTGAATGAGATTCCATATGTAGAGGAATTTTGGTGGGCTTTGTCTTATTCgggtttttccccttcagtaCCACACCCAGAGACTTTATCAACAGAGGAAACTCAcatttccagctgtgctgtatGTGGAGCCTTGCTGTGAACCATCCTCACACTGGATGTAACAAAAAGGCactaaatgggaaaaaaattaacctgaAAAAAGTAGATGTGTATGAAACAATTCATGACACGGATTTCTGCTTGGattagatttttgttttaaaaagcatttgttGAAATAAGTTGTTTTACCTGGGGAGAAATGTTCTGGAGAAATAGAGCACATCTTGCATGTCTTAACAATGAGGCTTTGGCATAAGTTTGTACTGTGGGTTCTCTAGGGTGTGGTAGAAGGTATCCATTGTCCTGTCTCAGCTTCCTTCACTCTGCCATTATAAGCTCTTGTCTTTGCCTGCCAGCTTACAAGTTTGAACTTCAGCAGCGTAGGAAAGAGGCAGAGTCCTGATTTGTGCACAGAAAGCATTTGCTGTTCTCCTCACAGGATTTTCCAGCATTTATGGGGTTTTTAGTGTCCTTGAACTAATACATGGTTACGTAGACTCGTCCTCATGTTAGgaacaaacaacaaacaggAACAATATGTTCCTGttctatatatatttacaaagaGCCATCTGCACTTACAGAAGATAGGGAAAGGTTTACATCTCCTCagcatgtgtattttttttttcattgaaaactaGTCTGCTA belongs to Vidua macroura isolate BioBank_ID:100142 chromosome 1, ASM2450914v1, whole genome shotgun sequence and includes:
- the SEC61G gene encoding protein transport protein Sec61 subunit gamma isoform X1, with protein sequence MCLSLQAIMDQVMQFVEPSRQFVKDSIRLVKRCTKPDRKEFQKIAMATAIGFAIMGFIGFFVKLIHIPINNIIVGG
- the SEC61G gene encoding protein transport protein Sec61 subunit gamma isoform X2 — protein: MDQVMQFVEPSRQFVKDSIRLVKRCTKPDRKEFQKIAMATAIGFAIMGFIGFFVKLIHIPINNIIVGG